The genomic window TCTAAAAATTGTGCTTGATAAAGGTGAGATGAGCTATAAAAAATTGCGTGAGATTTTACACCTTGATGAGCATATTTTATTTGCTAAAGATTCTAAGCTTGATTATACACAAGGAGTGCAAGAAGCCGAAAAGGCAAAGTTTATTGAGCTAAAAAATCTTAAAGCTTTTAAAAAAGCAATGGGTGGAGACTTTAGCAATTTTGCTCGTGAGGAGCTAGATAAAATCGCTACCGATATTACCCTCGTTAAAAGCAAAGAAAATTTAGCTAAAAAATTGCAAAATTATTCCGCATTAAGCAAGGAGCAAGTAGAAGCCTTAAGCAATTTGAGTTTTGCAAAACATATTGATTTAAGCCTTAAAGCCCTAGAACAGATTCTGCCCTTTATGCGTGGGGACAAAACGGGTAAGTGTTTGCGCTATGATGAGGCGGTGAAAAAGGCAGAATTGCAAGAACATAGAAAGCATAAGCAAAAGGGCGAGTTTTTAATCCCGCTAAAAGACTATGAACCCTATTTAGCAAATCCAGTTGTTGCAAGGGCATTAAGCGAGTATCGTAAGGTGCTAAATGCACTTTTAAGAAAATATGGAAAAGTGCATAAGATTCATTTAGAATTTACGCGTGAGGCAAAACTAAGCGCAAAAGAGAGGCAAAAGTATGAAAAAGAACAAAAAGAGCATTTTGAGGCGAATCAAAGAGCAATACAGCAATGCGAGATTCTAGGATTACCCATTAATGGCACAAATATTCTTAAGATGAAGCTTTGGTTAGAGCAAGGGGAATGTTGTGCTTATAGTGGAGAGAAAATCACAAGAGAACATTTGCTAGATTCTAATGCCTTGCAAGTGGATCATATTTACCCCTACTCGCGTAGCTTTGATGATAGTTATATGAATAAGGTGCTTGTGTTTGCTAAGGAAAATCAGGATAAGGGAAACAAAACACCCTTTGAAGCCTTTGGGGGTGATAAGGAGAAATGGGATAGGATTCTTAGCCTTAGCGCAAAACTCCCCAAGCAAAAGCAGCGCAGAATCAGCAATACAAACTTTAAAGATAAAGAGGGCGGATTTCTTGCGCGAAATCTCAATGACACAGGCTATATTGCAAAGTTAGCAAGTCAATGGACGAAAGATTGTCTAGAGTTTGAAGATTTGCGTGAAAATGAAGTAACGATTGCAGGAGAAAAGGGCAGCAGTGTGCATATAGAGGTGGTAAGCGGACAGCTTACATCAATGCTTAGGCATTATTGGGGCTTGGGTAATAAAGATAGAAACAATCATCTCCACCACGCAGTGGATGCAGTTATCTTAGCCTATACCAACAATGCGATGATTAAAGCATTTGCAAATTTTAGAAAAAATCAAGAGGAAAATAAGAAAAAATTCTATGCTAAGCAAATTGCAGAATCTGAATACAAAGCCAAAAAAGCATTTTTTGAGCCTTGCAAGAATTTTAGGCAAAGAGTTGAAGAAAAAATTAAAGAAATCTTTGTCTCCAAGCCTCCTAGAAAAAGGGTTAGAGGGGCTTTGCACCAAGAAACTTTTTATCCTTTTGAAAAATTATGCAACGATAAAGAATATTCTGAAAAATTAAAAATGGATTATGGCGGGGAAAAGGGTATGCAAAAGGCGATTGCTCTTGGAAAAATCCGCCAAATTGGCACAAAGATTGTGAGTAATGGTGCAATGGTGCGCGTAGATATTTTTAAAGACAAAAAGGGTAAATTCTATGCTGTGCCAATCTATACAATGGATTTTGCACTTGGAATCCTGCCTAATAAAGCAGTAGCCATAGGCAAAGATAAAGACGGAGTGATTAAGGATTGGATAGAAATGGATTCCAATTATGACTTTTGCTTCTCGCTTTTTAAAGATGATTTAATCTTGGTGCAGAAAAAAGAAATGGAAAGGGCGGAGTTGTGCTATTTTGTAAGTTTTGGTTCTACCAATGCACAAATTAATGTAGAAAAGCACAACAATAAATTTGAGGGCTTAAGCGAGAATGAAAAGATTCTCTATTCTAACGCCACACAAAAGGAGGTGGCAGGTAAAAGCATAGGAATCCAAAATCTTAAAACTTTTGAAAAATACCAAGTCTCGCCTTTGGGTGAAGTGCAAAAGGCAGAGTTTGAACCCCACCAAGAGATTAAGCTCAAAAGCAGTCCTAAAAGAAAAGACTAAGATTTCTATAAGGAGGGCAAGGAATGTTTGATTCAGCCTTTCGCACCTTATTTTTAAGCACACCCGCGCGATTAAGCCTAGAGGATAGGCATCTTTGCATAACCCAAAAAAACAAAGAAAGTGTAAAGATTCCACTTGTAGATATTTTGTGCGTGATGCTAGAATCTCATCAAATCACATTGACAAATGCACTGCTTAATGCATTTGCTCTGCATAAAATCGTTGTTTTTACCTGCGATGAATCCCACCTACCAAGTGGGCTATTTATGCCATTTTTAGGGCATTTTAGAAGTTTTAGCGTGTTGCAATCCCAAATTAACTTAAGCAAACAAAGAAAGGCGATTTTGTGGCAGCAAATCATCAAGGCAAAAATTCACAACCAAGCCCTTTTACTAAAAATGCAAAACAAAAAAGAATATAAGGAGTTAGAATCTTTAGCAAAAAGTGTGAATTTAGGGGATTCAAACAATAATGAAGCCAAAGCAGCGGCAATTTATTTCAAAGCTCTTTTTGGCAAAAACTTCTCCCGCAAGGTGCAAATTTTTGAAGATAGCAAAATGGGAACGATAAATGCTGCACTCAATTATGCTTATGCACTGACGAGAGGGATTATCGCAAGAAGCCTTTGCGTAAGCGGACTAAATCCTGCACTTGGGATAAATCATAAAAATCAGTTTAATGCCTTTAACTTAGCAGATGATTTGATAGAACCTTATAGAATCTTTGCAGATTCTGTTGTTGTGCAGATGGTTGAAGTTGGAGAATTAGAGGAGAGCTTAAGTTTGCAAAATCGTGCGAGGCTCGTAGATATTTTGCAGAGTGCGGTTATCGTAGAAAATAAGCTTTATCCACTTACTCGTGCAGGTGTTGTGAGTGTGCAAAGTGTAGTGAAATGCCTTGAGAGAGAAAATTTCAAGCTTAAACTTCCGCTATTTTGCGAGGAAAAAAGTAATGGAAGAAAAATTTATGAGAGTGCTAGTGATGTTTGATATGCCAACTTGCAGCAAAAAAGAGCGTAAAGATTATGCCAGATTCCGTAAGAGTCTTATCAAAGATGGATTTATGATGTTGCAATATAGCGTATATATGAGAATCTGCAAAGGTGTAGCAAGTGCCAATAATTATTTAGATAAGGTGAGTTTGATTGTGCCTCCCAAAGGGCATATTAGGGCACTAATTCTTACCGAAAAGCAATTTGATAATATGCGATTATTGCTTGGCAAAAGAAGTGAGAATGAAAAAGCAAACGCACCAAGACAGCTTACGCTTTTTTAGTCTATTGTCAAGTTATAAGGACAAAGTTTCTAAAGACTTAATCGCTAAAATGTTTGAAAATACTTATTGGTAAAAAGATTTAAAGTAGATTCGGTTTTAAGGGATTGTAACCCTACGGAGACCGAAAACTCCTTATTTTAGCCGCTTATTAAATTCTATGTGGGGATTATATCTTAGATTTTCTTAAAAATCACTCATCTAAGATATTTTAAGCCTTTAAAGTCTTTCAAATACCGCAAAATACGATAATTGAGAAAGTATATTTTACCATAAAAGAATTTAATAAGCGGCTAAAACGTGATTTGGTCCCATTTTTGGTGCAAGACAAATTTTACCATAAAAGAATTTAATAAGCGGCTAAAACTTAGCGACAGCTGTCCCATCCTTATCTATGATTTTACCATAAAAGAATTTAATAAGCGGCTAAAACGCAAGTATCTCAAGAATATGTATGGTTTTTATTTTACCATAAAAGAATTTAATAAGCGGCTAAAACCTTGTTAAATTTCTTTCTCGATTTATGTGTATTTTACCATAAAAGAATTTAATAAGCGGCTAAAACTCACGGCAATACGCAATGTTCCTAAATACGATTTTACCATAAAAGAATTTAATAAGCGGCTAAAACTTGAACAAATACATCATATACTGATGTTCAATTTTACCATAAAAGAATTTAATAAGCGGCTAAAACTTATCCCTGTGTCAGCTGAATGTTTTCGTGATTTTACCATAAAAGAATTTAATAAGCGGCTAAAACGTTACTTATAGAGCCTATGATGAGTTTCAATTTTACCATAAAAGAATTTAATAAGCGGCTAAAACCTCTGGAGCAAATTATGTTACGCAGTGGAAATTTTACCATAAAAGAATTTAATAAGCGGCTAAAACGTTTGTGTTGCTCGTTATAAAAGAAAGGCTATTTTACCATAAAAGAATTTAATAAGCGGCTAAAACTTGCCAGTAGAATCAGTGTCATCAGTAGGGATTTTACCATAAAAGAATTTAATAAGCGGCTAAAACGTTCGTCCTCGCTTTGCATATTCGCAAGGTATTTTACCATAAAAGAATTTAATAAGCGGCTAAAACGGTTTGCAGAAAAAAGATTTTCAAAAGGTAAATTTTACCATAAAAGAATTTAATAAGCGGCTAAAACCTCATTGATATGCAGGGTTTAATCAAATCTGATTTTACCATAAAAGAATTTAATAAGCGGCTAAAACGTGTCAATGCCACGACTTTTATCGACAAAAATTTTACCATAAAAGAATTTAATAAGCGGCTAAAACTCCAGACAAAAGATGGTTTTATCGGAATGCATTTTACCATAAAAGAATTTAATAAGCGGCTAAAACTTTCAGCTCCAGAGCCTCAACAGGAAGTGAAATTTTACCATAAAAGAATTTAATAAGCGGCTAAAACTCTCCTCCCGATATGCTTACCGCAATTTATATTTTACCATAAAAGAATTTAATAAGCGGCTAAAACCTGCTTCACAATCTTGCTCACTCACTTCAATTTTACCATAAAAGAATTTAATAAGCGGCTAAAACATCCCGAATGTTGAAACAAAAAAGGTTGAATTTTACCATAAAAGAATTTAATAAGCGGCTAAAACTCTCTTTGATACGCTCTACCTGTGTTCGGGATTTTACCATAAAAGAATTTAATAAGCGGCTAAAACTCTCTTTGATACGCTCTACCTGTGTTCGGGATTTTACCATAAAAGAATTTAATAAGCGGCTAAAACTAATACTTTGATATGTTGAGCATTAACAAGATTGCCATATCATTATTATGATTTCATACATTTGATACCAAAATAAAGGAGGAGCAATGAAAGCAAAAGTTATGAGTTTAGCACTGATGTTAGCCTTATCTAGCACGCTCTTTGCTACACCGCCGGTCCCTACAAAGCCACAGCCACATATCAAGGGCGTTTTACCAGAGGTTTTTAACAATGCGAGTTTTGATAAAAAAAGAGAGGCTTTAAAAGCAGATTTCAAGGAAAGGGAAGCCATTGATAAGAAAAGAGAGGAATTAAGAGGCAAAATCAAAGCACTAGAGCTAGAGAAAAAAATCCTAGAAATCAACTTGCAAGAGGCAAAGGCAACAAGAGATGATACTAAAATTAACGCGACTTTAGCTCAAATCGTGCAACAAGAAGCAAAGATTTCACAAGAAAAGGCTAAAGAAAAGCAAATTATCGCCGAAATGGAACAAAGCGCAATTAGTAAGATTAACAAGATTTTAGGATATTAAGGAGATTCTATCAATCCGCACAATGCACTTGCTTGGCTGAATTTCTTTATCGCCGATGTGCGAGATGGTTTAGGTCCCTATTTGGGTGTGTTTTTGAAACAACACAACTTTATGGAATCCCAAATCGGGCTTATCTCCACAATTGCCTCCCTTTGTGCATTACTTTTTGCAATCCCCTTAGGGATTTTCATAGACAAGACATCGCACAAAAAAGCCCTGATAGCCTTTTGTATCCTCGCCATAGTCTTTGCGACTTTGGCAAATTACTTCTACCCACATTTTGGCTTTACGCTTTTAGCCCAAATGAGTGTAGCTCTGTGCGGAGTGTGCCTTGCTCCCGCATTTGCAGCCCTCACACTTGGAATCGTGGGACTATCTGATTATAGCAGACAAGTGAGCCTCAATGAAGCCTATAAACACGCAGGAACAGCCTTTAGCGCATTGCTTAGTCTTGGATTCGCATTTTATTATGGAATCGGTGCGATTTTTGTGATTACCGCGCTTATGGGCGTATTCTCACTTTTGTTTCTTAGCCTTATACGCAGTAGTAGCATTAATCATAAAGTCGCAAGGGGGCAAGAGGACGACACGAGTATATCTCTATGGGAAGCCTTAAGCGATAAATCCGTGCTTATCTTGGGTGCGGCGATGTTTTGCTTTCATTTGAGTAATGCGTATATGCTCCCCTTGCTTAGTCAAAGGGCGCACACGCTTGGCATTGATTCTAGCGGGGCATATGCAGCTGCGACAATCCTTATTGCTCAAAGCACAATGATTGCGGTTTCGCTCGTGTGTATGAAGATTCTCACGCGTCCTCATTCTCTTGCAGTTGCTCCCCGCTTTTCTCAAGTTTATTTTATCCTAATGGCTCTTTGCTTTGTTGCTCTTATTGTGCGCGGGGGCATAGCAGCGCATTTTGAAAATCTTATCGGAATGGTCGCTACACAGATTCTTGATGGCATTGGAGCCGGGATTACAGGCGTGATTTTACCTGTTTTAGTAGCGATAATGTTGCGCGGAAGCGGACATATCAATGCTGCCCTTGCCTGTGTGATGACTCTTGGCAGCATAGGCGCAGCACTAAGCGGGAGTTTGGGAGGATTTATAGCGCAATATTATGGATATTTTTATGCGTATATCGCCCTCTCTTGTGTTGCCTTTGCGGGATTGCTGCTTTGGATTGTCTCTTTTAAAATCTTAGAGACACAAAGGCGGTGGGGTTAGGTGGATAAAGCAAACTAAAACGCAAGATTATACCTAATTTCCCCTAATAATTCGTCCAAGAAAATGCACTTTTATTCGTATCAAGCTCTTTAAGAATCCGCATATCCTGCGCACTTAAAGAAAAATCAAAGACATTAAGATTTTCTTGCATTCTTGCTCTTTTAGAAGTTTTTGGTATGACAGAGATTCCTTGTTCAATCAAAAATCGTAAAACCACCTGCGCGGGTGTTTTGTTGTATTTTTGTGCTATGTTTTTCAGTGTGGGATTTTCTAAAATTGAACCTTTCCCCGCGATAAAAGGACTCCAGCTTTGCAACAAAGTTTTTTTGCTCTTCATCGCCCCTCTTAAGGGCTTTTGTTGGAGGAGTAAATGTGTCTCGCACTGATTAATCGCAGGAATCACCTCACAAGATTTCACAAACTCACTATACGCCTTCGCACCAAAGTTTGAAATACCTATGCTCTTTAAAATACCTTGCTTATAAAAGCTCTCCATTGCTCTATACATCGCCTTAGATTGAGAGTATGGCATATGGATAAGCAAAGAATCAATATAATCAAGCCCTAAAGTTTTTAAGGATTTTTCAATGGATTTTTTTGCTAAATCCTCGCTACTTGATTCTAAAAGCTTAGTTTGGATAAAAAACTCCTCACGTTTGATTCCGCCTTTTACTGCCGCATTTATCGCTGCTCCAAGCTCGGCTTCATTATTATACATCTGTGCGCTATCAAAGAGCCGATAACCCACCTCTATGGCTTCGCTCATCGCCTTTTGCCCTGCTTTACCCGTAAGCGAATAAGTGCCAAGCCCAAGAATGGGCATTTTAACGCCATTATTGAGGGTGAGAGTTTGCATTTTTGCTCCTTTTTTGGAAATTTGTTTCAAATCTTGTGCGAAAAGTGGATAAGGTATATAAGCCCCGAGTGTCGCTACTCCTGTGAATTGTGCTAGATTCTTTAAAAAGTCCCTACGATTTGTCATTATACGATTTCATAGAATCCTCCTTGTTTGTAAAATAGATTGTGTAATTATACAGCCTGATACTAAGTATTTGTCAAGGGGTGAAAGAAAATATATTAAAAATTATGAAGCAAGTATTGCGCTACTAATCTAGCTAAAAGCCAAGTAAATATAAACCTCGTAGTTCTTTAGCTCCAAGCGAAGCTAAAGATTTCAAGCTACCTAAAATTTATGATAGTGCCCTTAATCCCACGACAGAGATAATAATAAGTGCGATGAAAAAGAGTTTTTTTGCATTTTTGCTTTCTTTAAAAAACACCACGCCCACAAGCACGCCTCCAGCTGCGCCGATGCCTGTCCATATCGCATAGGCTGTCGCCATTGCAATGCCCTGCATAGCCATTGATAGCAGAGCAAAGCTTAGCATAAACTGCACCAAAAGCCCAAGCAAAAAGATTTTTCGCCCACTTAGGGAGTATTTTTTCATCGTAATTACGCCTATGATTTCCATACAACCAGCCATTATGAGATACACCCAGCTCATTTTGCCTCCTTGATAGAATCTTGCACGATTTCATCAATTCCCAAATCGTGTGAGAGCGTTTCTGCGAGTTTTTCGCCTTGAGTTTCCTCTGTCTTATCTGCTGAAAGCTTTAGCCCCACCACGCCAAGAAGTAAGGTCGCGATAAAGAGGATTTTAAGAAGTGAGAAAGGCTCACCAAAGATAAGGATTTCAGCAAGTGTAATGCCCGCTGTGCCAATGCCCACAAACACGCTATAAGCAATACCAATCTCTAAGACTTTTATCGCTAGAATCATACTTACAGAGGATATGAGAATCCCGATTCCTGTGAGTGTGTAAAAAAAGAGATTATCGGAATATTTTAACCCACTCGCCCAAAAGCATTCTACAATGCCACCAAAAAGCACCAATCCCCACGCGAGATTGTGGGTAAGTTTGATATTTTTCATTTGTTTCCTTTGTTTTGTTTTATACATTTTATGGGTTCAAAAAGCCAAAGCCCATAAATGTAATTAGAATTTATGTAATGATGTGATGTGTAAAGGTGAGAAGCAGAGCTTTAAAGTGAGGAGATAGAGAAAAAATAGATGAGAAACGCAAACGATTGATAGCCTTGGTCCCAAAACATTGCCTATCCCTCCATTTTAAGAATCTTAAATTTGTGGCATTATAGCATAAAAGCTATATCTCTTGCACTGCCAAGCACAACACTTGTGTATTTAATAGTTTGCAAAAAAGTTTAAGAAATTTATCTTTATCTACCCTAACATTCCATTAAAGTCATTTTCAATTTTGAGTATATCTAGTGCGGCGGCAATTTGTCCGCGATGATGTGTAGCGTGGTTTAAAAGTGCGAGGATAAAAAATCCACGAGATTTTTTAAACTCTACACCCGGAAAGCTAAGTGTGGCAATGCTTTCAAAATCCTCAATGGATTCTATCAACGCGATGATTTTGCTATCTACCTTGCTTCGCAATGCCTCAAATGCCGATATGTCCTCATAAATTGCACTTTGCAATCTCTGTTTAGATGTTACAGAGGCGAAAATCTCCTCTACGCCCTCCAGCTTTTTGGGCGCAAACGCACCAAAAGCCCCCAAAACAATGCCAATATCACCACAGAGGATATGCTCCGCTGTTTGCATCACACTGCCATAATACAACCCACAATCCTTATACAACACTTCCTTTGGGCATTTCTTAAAAGTCGCAAACATATTTGTATTTGCAAGCTGATTGTATTGCGCCTGAAGCAACAAAGTCTTTTTCATTTTCTCTCCCTTTTGTGTAAAATCTGCGCCATTATACCACTTTAAGATTCTATATTTCAATGAGGCTTATTCTTTGGCACATTTTAAGCTCTTTGGAAGAGAGTAGCTTGATAAGCGCAGCGGCATAAGTGCTATAAGACACTTTGCTTTCGCCCTTTGCATTGAGCTTAAACTCTCTTCGCCAAGTAGAATCCTATCTCAAGGAAGTAGCAACTTATTGCCTTTACTCACAAGTTTTTGATAGAATCTGCTCAAAAACTCAAGGAGAGAGTATGCTCAATGTCATTTTTGATATGGACGGCACACTCATTGATAGCGAAGATTGTATTTGTGCGGCGATTAATGAAATACGCGCAGATAAGAATCTGCCACCGCTAGAGTATGACTATATCAAACGCGTAACGCACACACCGGGTTTGGGTTGTGCAAAAATCTTTTATCATATCGATGATTTCCCCCACCCAAGCTATAAAATGGGGTTTGAGGATTATTTTAGCAGACATTACGAACAAGATGCGCGGCTCTTTGAGAATGTAGAGTGGCTTTTGAATGAATGTAAGAAAAATGGCTATTTTTTAGCTATTGCCTCAAATGCCCCACAAGAAAGTCTTTGTCCTATTTTAAAGCGACATAATATTTTGCATTTTTTTGACGAAGTGCTAGGCGCACAACAAAATTTAGAATCCAAGCCAAGTGCAATGATGATAGAGAGAATCTTGCAACGCGCCCCTGTGCGTAAAAGTGCGTTTGTAGGTAATGGCACAAAAGATAGAGGTGCGGCACAAAATGCGAAGATTCCATATTTTCACGCAAAATGGGGCATAGAAAAAGATAATCTTAAGGAAGATGAATTTAACAATGCTAAAGATTTGTTTGCACAATTGCAAGAATTAGCAATGGCATAAATGATAAATCTTTCATATAAATTATATGCGCTAATAGCATAGGGCAACAAAATAAGCGAGTTTCAACCAATGCCTTTTGATTCTAAAGCCTCACAATCATCAAAGATTTAAAAAAAGCAAAACTCCATATCCTAAAAAATATGCTTTGTAACAAGTTGTGCGTTTGCAAAGAGTGAGAGTGTGAATCCTGTAATATCAAGGCTCACAAATATCACAAATAAAAGCTGATTAAAGTTTGAGCGCGTCAGCAAAAAAAGACTAAGCGGAAATAATATAAGCCCCAATCCTAAAAAAAACCACCCAAGCGCACAACATAGCACAGCAAGGTAAAAAATATTGTGGTTATTATGCGGATTCATATCATTTCACAAGCACGCGTTCAAGCACTTCTTTAATATCGCTTACGCCGATAATCTCTAGCTTATCAAGCACTTCTTTTGGAATATCCTTCAAATCACGCTCATAGTTTTTTTGCGGAATAAGCGCAGTTTTTATCCCTGCCTTATGCGCAGCGATAAGTTTTTCGCGTAATCCACCAATAGCAAGGACATTCCCGCGCAATGTGAGTTCGCCTGTCATTGCAATATGTGCGTAAATTTTAGAATCTGTGAGAATAGAGGCAATCACACACGCCATAGCAATCCCCGCACTCGGTCCGTCCTTTGGTGTCGCGCCTTCAGGCACGTGCAGATGAATATCATAGAGCTGATAAATAGGATTTTTGTGAGTTTCTTTAGGCTTTAGAATCTTCTTATCAAGTAACATTTTTACCACAGAATGCGCTATGTGCGCGGATTCTTTCATCACATCACCCAAACTTCCTGTGAGCGTAAGCGCACCCTTGCCCCTAATCTTTAACGCCTCAATTTTTAGCACATCGCCGCCCACACTCGTCCAAGCAAGTCCATTGACAACACCGATTGTGTTTTTCTTATCTGCTGGGGAAATTTCAAACACGATTTTATCCAAAAACTCACCCACATTGTGCGGTGTGATAACTACATTTTTTTTGCCCTTTAAAATCAAAGTCGCGCCTTTACGCATAATCTGTGCGATTTTATGTCTTAGGCTTCGCACCCCTGCTTCGCGCGTGTAAGATTCTATAATAGTCTTAAGCGCGGGAGTGGTGATTTTTAGCTCATCTTGACTTAAGCCGTGTTTTTGTAACTCCTGCGGGA from Helicobacter typhlonius includes these protein-coding regions:
- a CDS encoding aldo/keto reductase; amino-acid sequence: MQTLTLNNGVKMPILGLGTYSLTGKAGQKAMSEAIEVGYRLFDSAQMYNNEAELGAAINAAVKGGIKREEFFIQTKLLESSSEDLAKKSIEKSLKTLGLDYIDSLLIHMPYSQSKAMYRAMESFYKQGILKSIGISNFGAKAYSEFVKSCEVIPAINQCETHLLLQQKPLRGAMKSKKTLLQSWSPFIAGKGSILENPTLKNIAQKYNKTPAQVVLRFLIEQGISVIPKTSKRARMQENLNVFDFSLSAQDMRILKELDTNKSAFSWTNY
- a CDS encoding DinB family protein; its protein translation is MKKTLLLQAQYNQLANTNMFATFKKCPKEVLYKDCGLYYGSVMQTAEHILCGDIGIVLGAFGAFAPKKLEGVEEIFASVTSKQRLQSAIYEDISAFEALRSKVDSKIIALIESIEDFESIATLSFPGVEFKKSRGFFILALLNHATHHRGQIAAALDILKIENDFNGMLG
- a CDS encoding DMT family transporter — protein: MKNIKLTHNLAWGLVLFGGIVECFWASGLKYSDNLFFYTLTGIGILISSVSMILAIKVLEIGIAYSVFVGIGTAGITLAEILIFGEPFSLLKILFIATLLLGVVGLKLSADKTEETQGEKLAETLSHDLGIDEIVQDSIKEAK
- the cas9 gene encoding type II CRISPR RNA-guided endonuclease Cas9 (Cas9, originally named Csn1, is the large, multifunctional signature protein of type II CRISPR/Cas systems. It is well known even to general audiences because its RNA-guided endonuclease activity has made it a popular tool for custom editing of eukaryotic genomes.), yielding MRIFGFDIGITSIGWAYVESNELKDCGVRIFTKAENPKNGKSLALPRREARGARRRLARRKARLNAIKRLLCKEFGLNVSDYFANDGELPKAYETTKDTKSPYELRSLALEQKLEPKELARVILHIAKHRGYGNKHAKTGSDKDSGKVLSAIKVNETAMKDKYQSVGEYLYKEFYQKLRLESEKKGNNITKEFKNVRNKGENYEHCVAQEQVRAELELIFAKQKDFGATFSENFESQIIETAFYQRDLKSFEDKVGKCVFYENENRAPKDSLSAMEFVALTRIINTLKNLEEKSKNLGIGEVYGKDKIQEILKIVLDKGEMSYKKLREILHLDEHILFAKDSKLDYTQGVQEAEKAKFIELKNLKAFKKAMGGDFSNFAREELDKIATDITLVKSKENLAKKLQNYSALSKEQVEALSNLSFAKHIDLSLKALEQILPFMRGDKTGKCLRYDEAVKKAELQEHRKHKQKGEFLIPLKDYEPYLANPVVARALSEYRKVLNALLRKYGKVHKIHLEFTREAKLSAKERQKYEKEQKEHFEANQRAIQQCEILGLPINGTNILKMKLWLEQGECCAYSGEKITREHLLDSNALQVDHIYPYSRSFDDSYMNKVLVFAKENQDKGNKTPFEAFGGDKEKWDRILSLSAKLPKQKQRRISNTNFKDKEGGFLARNLNDTGYIAKLASQWTKDCLEFEDLRENEVTIAGEKGSSVHIEVVSGQLTSMLRHYWGLGNKDRNNHLHHAVDAVILAYTNNAMIKAFANFRKNQEENKKKFYAKQIAESEYKAKKAFFEPCKNFRQRVEEKIKEIFVSKPPRKRVRGALHQETFYPFEKLCNDKEYSEKLKMDYGGEKGMQKAIALGKIRQIGTKIVSNGAMVRVDIFKDKKGKFYAVPIYTMDFALGILPNKAVAIGKDKDGVIKDWIEMDSNYDFCFSLFKDDLILVQKKEMERAELCYFVSFGSTNAQINVEKHNNKFEGLSENEKILYSNATQKEVAGKSIGIQNLKTFEKYQVSPLGEVQKAEFEPHQEIKLKSSPKRKD
- the cas2 gene encoding CRISPR-associated endonuclease Cas2 produces the protein MEEKFMRVLVMFDMPTCSKKERKDYARFRKSLIKDGFMMLQYSVYMRICKGVASANNYLDKVSLIVPPKGHIRALILTEKQFDNMRLLLGKRSENEKANAPRQLTLF
- a CDS encoding HAD family hydrolase, with protein sequence MLNVIFDMDGTLIDSEDCICAAINEIRADKNLPPLEYDYIKRVTHTPGLGCAKIFYHIDDFPHPSYKMGFEDYFSRHYEQDARLFENVEWLLNECKKNGYFLAIASNAPQESLCPILKRHNILHFFDEVLGAQQNLESKPSAMMIERILQRAPVRKSAFVGNGTKDRGAAQNAKIPYFHAKWGIEKDNLKEDEFNNAKDLFAQLQELAMA
- the cas1 gene encoding type II CRISPR-associated endonuclease Cas1 is translated as MFDSAFRTLFLSTPARLSLEDRHLCITQKNKESVKIPLVDILCVMLESHQITLTNALLNAFALHKIVVFTCDESHLPSGLFMPFLGHFRSFSVLQSQINLSKQRKAILWQQIIKAKIHNQALLLKMQNKKEYKELESLAKSVNLGDSNNNEAKAAAIYFKALFGKNFSRKVQIFEDSKMGTINAALNYAYALTRGIIARSLCVSGLNPALGINHKNQFNAFNLADDLIEPYRIFADSVVVQMVEVGELEESLSLQNRARLVDILQSAVIVENKLYPLTRAGVVSVQSVVKCLERENFKLKLPLFCEEKSNGRKIYESASDV
- a CDS encoding DMT family transporter, coding for MSWVYLIMAGCMEIIGVITMKKYSLSGRKIFLLGLLVQFMLSFALLSMAMQGIAMATAYAIWTGIGAAGGVLVGVVFFKESKNAKKLFFIALIIISVVGLRALS
- a CDS encoding MFS transporter encodes the protein MNFFIADVRDGLGPYLGVFLKQHNFMESQIGLISTIASLCALLFAIPLGIFIDKTSHKKALIAFCILAIVFATLANYFYPHFGFTLLAQMSVALCGVCLAPAFAALTLGIVGLSDYSRQVSLNEAYKHAGTAFSALLSLGFAFYYGIGAIFVITALMGVFSLLFLSLIRSSSINHKVARGQEDDTSISLWEALSDKSVLILGAAMFCFHLSNAYMLPLLSQRAHTLGIDSSGAYAAATILIAQSTMIAVSLVCMKILTRPHSLAVAPRFSQVYFILMALCFVALIVRGGIAAHFENLIGMVATQILDGIGAGITGVILPVLVAIMLRGSGHINAALACVMTLGSIGAALSGSLGGFIAQYYGYFYAYIALSCVAFAGLLLWIVSFKILETQRRWG